A genomic segment from Propionibacteriaceae bacterium ZF39 encodes:
- a CDS encoding lactate racemase domain-containing protein, whose protein sequence is MSRPGFVLEVDERTPPLLISEGAGCRLERLPLGSKVAYPAESKPGVPHVAEAIGRALLAPHDQQPLAALLRPGMKVAIVFTDAARPAPGMARPDVRTEALEHVLSLAADAGVDDVRLVAANGLRRMQSAEEIRQITGERVHRSFHADGLIGPHDAEAPDLVELAPGVTVHRAVGEADLVIDIAVVTDPGQTGWNQLATGVTGAATAWAQQGHGADDSVRSEVAGVLAAHLQVCHIEIVLDQHLHTGRLAFLDKREWEWSVRDRVNVLAMRRLQDLAPHRVRRSFLDAPSAPYGVLAVNAGSVDAVAAASRTVLLDQQTVDVGPAADVVIAGPAPVTEHNQGAVMNPLIAAWDTLARTFGSHTGTPAVRPGGAMILFHPLPQEFNARFHAASADFFEKVLTATTDPAVIHAQHEAPFVSDEWYVNLYRTQNAFHGTHPLQLWYSIQPAIQHCGDIIWVGADRASAERMGFRAASTLADALEIAAANVGRTPNITHLHTPPSLIAEVSA, encoded by the coding sequence CACTGCTCATTTCCGAAGGTGCCGGTTGTCGTCTCGAGCGGCTGCCGCTCGGCAGCAAGGTCGCCTACCCGGCCGAATCCAAGCCGGGCGTTCCCCATGTGGCGGAAGCCATCGGCCGCGCCCTGCTGGCCCCGCACGACCAGCAGCCGCTCGCCGCCCTGCTCCGACCGGGCATGAAGGTCGCGATCGTCTTCACCGACGCCGCCCGCCCCGCGCCCGGGATGGCCCGCCCCGACGTGCGGACCGAGGCGCTCGAGCACGTGCTGAGCCTCGCCGCCGATGCCGGCGTCGACGACGTCCGGCTGGTCGCTGCCAACGGCCTGCGCCGCATGCAGAGCGCCGAGGAGATTCGCCAGATCACCGGCGAGCGTGTGCACCGCTCGTTCCATGCCGACGGCCTGATCGGCCCGCACGACGCGGAGGCCCCCGATCTCGTCGAGCTGGCGCCCGGCGTCACCGTTCACCGCGCCGTCGGTGAGGCCGACCTCGTCATCGACATCGCCGTGGTGACCGATCCCGGCCAGACCGGCTGGAACCAGCTCGCCACCGGCGTCACCGGTGCCGCGACGGCGTGGGCCCAGCAGGGTCACGGCGCGGACGACAGCGTCCGTTCCGAGGTGGCGGGCGTACTCGCGGCGCACCTGCAGGTCTGCCACATCGAGATCGTCCTCGACCAGCACCTCCACACCGGCCGCCTGGCGTTCCTCGACAAGCGCGAGTGGGAGTGGTCGGTGCGCGACCGGGTCAATGTCCTCGCCATGCGCCGTCTGCAGGATCTCGCCCCGCATCGCGTACGCCGGTCCTTCCTGGACGCGCCGTCCGCGCCCTACGGCGTACTCGCCGTGAACGCCGGCTCGGTCGACGCCGTTGCCGCCGCGAGCCGGACCGTGCTCCTCGACCAGCAGACCGTCGACGTCGGCCCCGCGGCCGATGTCGTCATCGCCGGGCCCGCCCCTGTCACCGAACACAACCAGGGCGCGGTGATGAACCCGCTGATCGCGGCGTGGGACACGCTGGCGCGCACGTTCGGTTCCCATACGGGTACGCCGGCTGTCCGCCCCGGTGGAGCCATGATCCTGTTCCACCCGCTGCCGCAGGAGTTCAACGCCCGCTTCCACGCCGCGTCGGCCGACTTCTTCGAGAAGGTGCTGACGGCGACGACGGATCCGGCCGTCATCCATGCCCAGCACGAGGCGCCGTTCGTCTCCGATGAGTGGTATGTGAATCTCTATCGCACCCAGAACGCCTTCCACGGCACGCACCCGCTGCAGCTGTGGTATTCGATCCAGCCCGCCATCCAGCACTGCGGCGACATCATCTGGGTCGGCGCCGACCGCGCCTCGGCCGAGCGCATGGGCTTCCGGGCGGCCAGCACCCTGGCCGATGCGCTGGAGATCGCGGCGGCCAATGTCGGGCGTACGCCGAACATCACCCACCTGCACACCCCGCCGTCTCTGATCGCGGAGGTGTCCGCGTGA
- a CDS encoding lysophospholipid acyltransferase family protein — protein MSTPESEETRALAAWANGGGKRRACPLAGLIADVRRLLSGARWEGPGDALPATVPAPAAGRRGSVRGRLALVPPGVTVDGPDPAALPAGPVILVANHPTPAAAGLVLSRLAPQRRRRTITIAGPHEELDARTRLTRPVLRLDQTNPGAALSRLQELLGRGWSVLIFPEGGPAAGATRPAYHPFAALLAEGTGLPVVPVGIRGARAVGAQPGHSRVSVRFGDPLHAGADARDQEAAIESLIAEDGATWWQVQRAEPGHLPGTKPPESAHSWRHVWAQTARPKKGGVAENPRIWR, from the coding sequence GTGAGTACGCCCGAGTCGGAGGAAACCCGTGCCCTCGCGGCCTGGGCCAACGGGGGCGGCAAGCGACGCGCCTGCCCACTCGCGGGGCTGATCGCGGACGTCCGCCGCCTGCTTTCCGGCGCGCGCTGGGAGGGGCCGGGGGACGCCCTCCCGGCAACGGTTCCCGCCCCGGCGGCGGGTCGTCGTGGCAGCGTGCGGGGGCGCCTCGCGCTCGTGCCGCCCGGTGTCACCGTGGACGGCCCCGATCCGGCCGCCCTGCCGGCGGGTCCGGTCATCCTCGTCGCCAACCATCCGACGCCGGCAGCGGCGGGGCTCGTGCTCTCGCGCCTCGCCCCCCAGCGTCGTCGCCGCACCATTACGATCGCCGGTCCGCACGAAGAACTCGACGCCCGCACCCGGCTGACCCGGCCCGTTCTGCGGCTCGACCAGACCAACCCGGGCGCGGCGCTGTCGCGGCTGCAGGAGTTGTTGGGGCGCGGCTGGTCGGTGCTCATCTTCCCCGAAGGGGGACCGGCCGCCGGGGCGACCCGGCCGGCGTACCACCCCTTCGCCGCCCTGCTGGCCGAAGGCACCGGACTCCCGGTGGTGCCGGTCGGCATCCGTGGCGCACGGGCGGTCGGCGCCCAGCCCGGCCACTCGCGGGTGAGCGTACGCTTCGGCGATCCGCTCCATGCGGGTGCCGACGCACGCGACCAGGAGGCTGCGATCGAGTCGCTCATCGCCGAGGACGGGGCCACCTGGTGGCAGGTCCAACGCGCCGAACCGGGTCACCTCCCCGGCACGAAGCCTCCCGAATCCGCCCACAGCTGGCGTCACGTCTGGGCCCAGACGGCCCGACCGAAGAAGGGTGGCGTCGCCGAAAATCCGCGAATCTGGCGCTAG
- a CDS encoding GNAT family N-acetyltransferase, protein MTHSLDEVTPLRWRAAELADLPEIHSLLTAVSAFDDTTQRWGPEELEEWYSATGDLASDLIVIGFEGGSMVAVGWNVTETSGTIRLDGAVHPAFRHQGIGRRLFQWQLDRARDWFLAFGDAPEVCHLAFSDAPMTNKRSMFEHAGLKATRWLIDMVCQFPLTSRVAEFVVTPVLGVRFEQFSDRWVEPTREAHNAAFADRWGAQPVGPQDWIASLAVEHARPELSWVAIDELERVVGYALNSSASEPGGPSVGWTDRLGVRPEQRGRNIARVLLARSLDSFRRAGKDAGGVGLDSVDGGGTTLYRSLGYEPTDTIIQYELHESREQARAALDN, encoded by the coding sequence ATGACGCACAGTCTCGACGAGGTGACACCTTTGCGCTGGCGCGCCGCCGAGCTGGCCGATCTCCCCGAAATCCACTCCCTGCTCACCGCGGTTTCGGCGTTCGACGACACCACGCAGCGGTGGGGCCCGGAGGAACTCGAGGAGTGGTATTCGGCGACCGGCGATCTCGCTTCCGACCTCATCGTCATCGGCTTCGAGGGCGGCTCAATGGTGGCGGTCGGCTGGAACGTCACCGAGACCTCCGGCACGATCCGCCTCGATGGCGCCGTGCATCCGGCGTTCCGTCACCAGGGGATCGGCCGACGGCTGTTCCAGTGGCAGCTCGACCGGGCCCGGGACTGGTTTCTCGCCTTCGGGGACGCGCCCGAGGTCTGCCATCTCGCGTTCAGCGATGCGCCGATGACCAACAAGCGCAGCATGTTCGAACACGCCGGGCTGAAGGCCACTCGTTGGCTCATCGACATGGTCTGTCAGTTCCCCCTGACCTCGAGGGTGGCCGAGTTCGTCGTCACCCCGGTCCTCGGGGTGCGGTTCGAACAGTTCTCCGACCGCTGGGTCGAGCCCACCCGGGAGGCCCACAACGCCGCGTTCGCCGATCGCTGGGGTGCGCAACCGGTCGGGCCCCAGGACTGGATCGCGTCGCTCGCGGTGGAGCACGCGCGGCCCGAGCTCAGTTGGGTGGCGATCGACGAACTCGAACGCGTCGTCGGTTATGCCCTCAACTCATCGGCCTCCGAACCCGGTGGCCCGAGCGTCGGCTGGACCGACCGGCTGGGCGTACGCCCGGAACAGCGCGGGCGCAACATCGCCCGCGTGCTCCTGGCCAGGTCGCTCGACTCGTTCCGCCGGGCGGGCAAGGACGCCGGGGGAGTCGGCCTCGACTCGGTCGACGGGGGAGGCACCACGCTCTATCGGTCGCTGGGCTATGAGCCGACCGACACGATCATCCAATACGAGCTGCACGAGAGTCGCGAACAGGCGCGTGCGGCGCTCGACAACTGA
- a CDS encoding YebC/PmpR family DNA-binding transcriptional regulator codes for MAGHSKWATTKHKKAVLDAKRGKLFAKLVKNVEVAARMGGGDPAGNPTLYDAIQKAKKSSVPNDNIDRAVKRGSGEGGEAVNYETLWYEAMAPGGVGILIECLTDNRNRSAAEVKVAVTRNGGTMADAGSVSRIYQRKGVVEVARDQDKRQITEDDLVEATLEAGADEVLDEGEGFTILCDPNDVVEVRKAVQAAGLDYDSAEVRMVPDYDSPVDAETAEKLERIVDALEDLDDVQNVYDNADAPEADED; via the coding sequence GTGGCAGGACATTCCAAATGGGCGACGACCAAGCACAAGAAGGCCGTCCTCGACGCGAAGCGCGGCAAGCTCTTCGCCAAGCTGGTCAAGAACGTCGAAGTAGCGGCCCGCATGGGCGGCGGCGACCCCGCCGGCAACCCGACGCTCTATGACGCGATCCAGAAGGCCAAGAAGTCCTCGGTTCCCAACGACAACATCGATCGCGCCGTCAAGCGCGGCTCCGGTGAGGGCGGCGAGGCCGTCAACTACGAGACGCTCTGGTATGAGGCGATGGCCCCCGGCGGCGTCGGCATCCTCATCGAGTGCCTGACCGACAACCGCAACCGCTCGGCCGCCGAGGTCAAGGTCGCGGTCACCCGCAACGGCGGCACCATGGCCGATGCCGGCTCGGTGTCCCGCATCTATCAGCGCAAGGGCGTCGTCGAGGTCGCCCGGGACCAGGACAAGCGCCAGATCACCGAGGACGACCTCGTGGAGGCGACGCTCGAGGCCGGTGCCGACGAGGTCCTGGACGAGGGTGAGGGCTTCACCATCCTGTGTGATCCCAACGACGTCGTCGAGGTGCGCAAGGCCGTCCAGGCGGCCGGTCTCGACTACGACTCCGCCGAGGTCCGGATGGTCCCCGACTACGACTCGCCCGTCGACGCCGAGACCGCCGAGAAGCTCGAGCGGATCGTCGATGCGCTCGAAGACCTCGACGACGTGCAGAACGTCTATGACAACGCCGACGCCCCCGAGGCCGACGAGGACTGA
- the ruvC gene encoding crossover junction endodeoxyribonuclease RuvC: protein MRVLAIDPGLTRCGFSVVEGTPGRPPHLLAVGVVRTEVDLDVPRRLVVLESELTSLVTVWVPDVVAIERVFAQNNTPTVIGTAQAAGVAMLVGARQQIPVAQHTPSEVKAAITGNGRADKQQVGTMVARILQLDTPPKPADAADAVALGICQLWRGVSSNRIEEALRRQERNAPRASGGETNATALDRAAEISRRQMDRLAAATRRGGRRQS, encoded by the coding sequence ATGCGGGTGCTCGCGATCGATCCCGGCCTCACGCGGTGCGGTTTCTCGGTCGTGGAGGGTACGCCGGGTCGCCCGCCGCACCTGCTCGCCGTCGGCGTCGTGCGGACCGAGGTTGATCTCGATGTCCCGCGCCGCCTCGTGGTCCTCGAATCCGAGCTGACGTCCCTGGTCACCGTCTGGGTGCCCGATGTCGTCGCGATCGAGCGCGTATTCGCCCAGAACAACACCCCGACCGTGATCGGCACCGCCCAGGCGGCCGGTGTCGCCATGCTCGTGGGCGCACGGCAGCAGATCCCGGTCGCGCAACACACGCCGAGCGAAGTGAAGGCTGCGATCACCGGCAACGGCCGCGCCGACAAGCAACAGGTCGGCACCATGGTCGCCCGCATCCTCCAGCTCGACACACCTCCCAAACCCGCCGACGCGGCGGATGCCGTGGCCCTTGGCATCTGCCAGCTCTGGCGCGGGGTGAGCAGCAACCGCATCGAGGAGGCTCTGCGGCGGCAGGAGCGCAACGCTCCCCGTGCCTCCGGTGGCGAGACCAACGCCACGGCGCTGGATCGCGCAGCGGAGATCTCGCGACGCCAGATGGACCGGCTCGCGGCAGCCACGCGCCGCGGCGGAAGGAGACAGTCTTGA
- the ruvA gene encoding Holliday junction branch migration protein RuvA has product MIAQLTGTVAAVGPTWVVLDLNGFGLKVLCTPGTASGVRLGQPAELHTSLVVREDSLTLYGFGSADERDCFELAQSASGIGPRIAQAMMSVLSPDEFRAAIAGEDQKSLTRVPGIGPKGAQKMILELKDKVHALGAIAPLQPTATSVALWREQVSQGLQGLGWSAKDAEAACDRVADLAETETSVAILMRAALQTLAKK; this is encoded by the coding sequence TTGATCGCCCAACTCACCGGGACAGTCGCAGCTGTCGGCCCGACCTGGGTGGTGCTGGACCTGAACGGATTCGGGTTGAAGGTGCTGTGCACGCCCGGCACTGCCTCGGGCGTACGCCTCGGGCAACCCGCCGAGCTGCACACGTCGCTGGTCGTCCGCGAGGACTCGTTGACCCTCTATGGCTTCGGCTCCGCCGACGAGCGGGACTGTTTCGAGCTCGCCCAGTCCGCCTCGGGCATCGGCCCCCGGATCGCCCAGGCGATGATGTCGGTGTTGAGCCCCGACGAGTTCCGGGCCGCGATCGCGGGGGAGGACCAGAAGTCGCTGACGCGCGTCCCCGGCATCGGGCCGAAGGGTGCCCAGAAGATGATCCTCGAGCTCAAGGACAAGGTGCACGCCCTCGGCGCGATCGCGCCGCTGCAGCCGACCGCCACGTCCGTCGCCCTGTGGCGCGAGCAGGTGTCCCAGGGTCTGCAGGGTCTGGGTTGGTCGGCGAAGGATGCCGAAGCCGCCTGCGACCGGGTGGCCGACCTGGCCGAAACCGAGACCAGCGTTGCCATCCTGATGCGCGCGGCGCTGCAGACGCTGGCCAAGAAGTAG
- the ruvB gene encoding Holliday junction branch migration DNA helicase RuvB, with protein sequence MTKPSPVDPHAFPDEQAAESALRPGSLAEFRGQPRVADQLGLVLDASKHRGTVPDHVLLSGPPGLGKTTLAMIIASEMGAPIRISSGPAIQHAGDLAAILSGLVEGEVFFLDEIHRMSRPAEELLYLAMEDFRVDVIVGKGPGATAIPLEIPPFTLVGATTRAGLLPGPLRDRFGFTAQLDFYETPAIEHILVRSAGVLGIQLRPEAAAEIARRSRGTPRIANRLLRRVRDYAQVKADGRVTEPIARAALELYEVDELGLDRLDRGVLEAVCKRFGGGPVGLSTLAISVGEEAETVEEVAEPFLVRQGFLMRTQRGRVATEAGWRHLGLTPPTSGAPGPDLFS encoded by the coding sequence ATGACGAAGCCCTCCCCGGTCGACCCCCACGCCTTCCCCGACGAACAGGCCGCCGAATCCGCCCTGCGCCCCGGGTCGCTGGCCGAATTCCGCGGACAGCCGCGCGTGGCCGACCAACTGGGCCTGGTGCTCGATGCATCGAAACACCGCGGCACGGTGCCCGACCACGTCCTGCTCTCCGGCCCACCGGGCCTCGGCAAGACCACCCTCGCGATGATCATCGCGAGTGAGATGGGCGCCCCGATCCGCATCTCCTCGGGGCCCGCGATCCAGCACGCCGGCGACCTCGCCGCCATCCTGTCCGGCCTGGTCGAAGGCGAAGTCTTCTTCCTCGACGAGATCCACCGCATGTCGCGCCCGGCCGAGGAATTGCTCTATCTCGCGATGGAGGACTTCCGCGTCGACGTGATCGTCGGCAAGGGCCCGGGGGCCACGGCGATCCCGCTCGAGATCCCGCCGTTCACGCTGGTGGGCGCGACGACCCGCGCCGGTCTGCTGCCCGGTCCGCTGCGCGATCGCTTCGGGTTCACCGCGCAGCTCGACTTCTATGAGACGCCGGCCATCGAACACATCCTGGTGCGTTCGGCCGGCGTACTCGGAATCCAGCTCCGCCCGGAAGCCGCAGCCGAGATCGCGAGACGCTCCCGGGGTACGCCCCGCATCGCGAACCGCCTCCTGCGCCGGGTGCGCGACTACGCCCAGGTCAAGGCCGATGGGCGCGTCACCGAGCCCATCGCACGGGCCGCGCTCGAGCTCTATGAGGTCGACGAACTCGGCCTGGACCGGCTCGACAGGGGCGTACTCGAGGCCGTCTGCAAGCGCTTCGGCGGTGGCCCGGTGGGGCTGTCGACCCTCGCCATCTCGGTGGGGGAGGAGGCCGAGACCGTCGAGGAGGTGGCCGAGCCGTTCCTGGTCCGGCAGGGCTTCCTGATGCGTACGCAGCGCGGCCGGGTCGCGACCGAAGCCGGCTGGCGCCACCTCGGACTCACCCCGCCCACGTCGGGCGCACCGGGTCCGGACCTGTTTTCCTGA